From a single Lolium rigidum isolate FL_2022 chromosome 7, APGP_CSIRO_Lrig_0.1, whole genome shotgun sequence genomic region:
- the LOC124671338 gene encoding probable LRR receptor-like serine/threonine-protein kinase At1g56140, which translates to MRAWLNLLSYFSLHIFITAAATIEAFFADERQLLEAGRHHQEAEWQRRWEVRRQQGWEQLALRREMREEGQRQDEIREMRRLLHGAALSLLLLAAVAHAQQTARTDPGDAAALKAVFAKLRLPLFAWDMSVDPCTGQATDNTGIDSIPPINPGIKCELCTGTGNTSVCRITSLKIYALDAVGPIPKELWKLTALTNLDLGKNYLTGPLSSLVGELTAMQYMSLGINALSGSLPKELGNLTNLVSLSISSNNFGGSLPPELGNLAKLEQLYIDSAGFTGPLPSSLSKLTNMRTLWASDNDFTGLIPDYIGSWTNLTELRFQGNSFQGPLPATLSNLGQLTSLRIGDIVNGSSSSLAFLTNMTSLTTLVLRNCRISDKLVSIDFSNFTRLGLLDLSFNNITGQVPQTLLNLSSLIFLFLGDNSLSGNLPSSIGSSLKNLDFSYNQLSGSVPSWTKKSQLNLVSNNFNVDSSSTSIFPTDWTCLQRDTPCFLGFPLSSSFAVDSGSVRSIAGSDGPIYEPDYASLGPASYYFTGPPTWGVSNVGSFMDASNGSYIIYSSQRFQNTLDTELLQDARMSPSSLRYFGIGLENGNYTVTLQFAEFDFPDTQSWKNRGRRVFDIYVQGERKEQNFDIKKAAGGKSYTAVRKQYTVPVTKNFLEIHLFWAGKGTCCIPNEGYYGPAISALSATPSTPLNFK; encoded by the exons ATGCGGGCTTGGCTCAACTTATTAAGCTATTTTTCATTGCATATTTTCATAACGGCGGCGGCGACCATAGAAGCATTTTTCGCGGACGAGCGGCAGCTGCTGGAAGCGGGGCGTCATCACCAGGAGGCGGAGTGGCAGCGTCGGTgggaggtgcgccggcagcagGGGTGGGAGCAGCTTGCGCTGCGGCGGGAGATGCGGGAGGAGGGGCAGCGTCAGGATGAAAT AAGGGAAATGAGGCGGCTCCTCCATGGCGCGGCGCTCTCGCTGCTGCTTCTTGCGGCGGTTGCCCACGCTCAACAGACGGCGAGGACCGATCCAGGCGACG CGGCGGCGCTGAAAGCGGTGTTCGCCAAGCTCCGCCTGCCTTTGTTCGCATGGGACATGAGCGTCGACCCCTGCACCGGCCAAGCCACGGACAACACCGGCATAGACAGCATTCCGCCCATCAACCCGGGCATCAAGTGCGAACTCTGCACCGGCACCGGCAATACCTCCGTCTGCCGCATCACCAGCCT GAAAATATACGCCTTGGACGCAGTCGGACCGATACCGAAAGAGCTGTGGAAGCTCACTGCACTGACTAATCT TGATTTGGGGAAGAATTACTTAACAGGGCCTTTGTCGTCGCTCGTTGGGGAGTTGACTGCGATGCAGTACAT GTCTCTTGGAATCAACGCGTTATCTGGATCTCTACCAAAGGAGCTGGGGAACCTTACTAATCTTGTATCACT AAGCATTAGCTCAAACAATTTTGGTGGCTCGCTTCCTCCGGAGCTGGGAAACCTAGCAAAACTTGAGCAGCT GTACATTGACAGTGCTGGCTTTACTGGTCCACTACCATCATCACTTTCCAAGCTCACAAATATGAGAACACT GTGGGCTTCAGATAATGATTTTACCGGGCTAATACCTGATTATATTGGGAGCTGGACTAATTTAACAGAGCT GAGATTTCAAGGCAATTCTTTTCAAGGTCCGCTTCCAGCTACCCTTTCCAATCTTGGTCAATTGACAAGCTT ACGAATCGGTGACATAGTAAATGGAAGTTCTTCTTCATTGGCATTCCTCACTAATATGACATCTTTGACCACCCT GGTTTTGAGAAACTGTAGGATATCTGATAAGCTTGTGTCAATAGacttttcaaacttcacaagATTAGGTTTATT GGATTTGAGTTTCAACAATATCACAGGCCAAGTACCACAAACTTTGTTAAACCTGAGCTCACTCATCTTCTT ATTTCTTGGGGACAATAGCCTTTCCGGAAACCTTCCAAGCTCTATAGGATCTTCACTTAAAAATTT AGATTTTTCTTACAATCAGTTATCAGGAAGTGTTCCTTCTTGGACTAAAAAATCACAGTT GAATCTGGTGAGTAACAATTTCAATGTGGATAGTTCCAGCACCAG TATCTTTCCTACGGATTGGACGTGCCTTCAGCGTGATACACCATGCTTTCTTGGTTTTCCACTGT CTTCTTCCTTTGCTGTGGACTCTGGTAGTGTTCGATCCATAGCAGGCTCAGATGGTCCTATCTATGAACCTGATTATGCCAGTCTTGGACCTGCATCATATTATTTTACAGGACCACCAACATGGGGTGTTAGCAATGTCGGAAGTTTCATGGATGCATCAAATGGAAGTTATATAATCTACAGTTCGCAGCGGTTTCAGAATACACTTGATACGGAACTGCTCCAGGATGCAAGGATGTCGCCATCATCTTTAAGATACTTTGGTATTGGACTTGAGAATGGAAACTATACAGTTACACTTCAATTTGCAGAGTTTGACTTCCCAGACACTCAATCTTGGAAGAACCGAGGTAGAAGGGTTTTCGATATATATGTTCAG GGTGAGCGTAAGGAGCAGAACTTCGACATAAAGAAGGCGGCAGGAGGGAAATCTTACACTGCAGTTAGGAAGCAGTACACTGTTCCTGTTACCAAGAACTTTCTTGAGATTCATCTCTTCTGGGCTGGCAAGGGCACTTGCTGCATTCCTAATGAAGGATACTACGGACCTGCAATATCAGCTTTGAGTGCAACACCAAGTACTCCCCTTAACTTCAAATAA